A genomic segment from Nitrospiria bacterium encodes:
- a CDS encoding patatin-like phospholipase family protein codes for MPFGSEGVEAGIGLALSGGGFRATLFHCGALWRLNELGYLPKLSRISSVSGGSITAGWLACKWTTLHFSNGVANNFVKEVTNPLRKFCGRSVDTPSILKGVLWPGKRVSDAVEGKYRKYLFGETTLQDLPTNNAPLFVFNSTNLATGVDFRFSKPYAGDYRIGLIKNPDFRVSLAVAASSAYPPYLSPVVIDANPVNFTRTKGADLFDEEAYRKRLVLSDGGVYDNLGLETVWNRYQTLLVSDAGLPFDLNPGPRTNWYGQTLRAFDVTANQARALRKRALAYEYQFGYRNGSYWGIMTEFKGYNLPGGLLIPAEVIKELAKTRTRLNSFSEEEQCRLINWGYAVCDIRMRRYLVKESAPLPKWPYPNFALG; via the coding sequence ATGCCGTTCGGGAGCGAAGGTGTTGAGGCGGGGATAGGCCTGGCTCTTTCGGGGGGAGGGTTTCGCGCGACCCTCTTTCACTGCGGGGCGCTCTGGCGTTTGAATGAACTGGGTTATCTGCCGAAACTGAGCCGGATCTCGAGCGTGTCGGGCGGTTCGATCACGGCCGGATGGCTGGCCTGCAAATGGACCACGTTGCACTTCTCCAACGGCGTCGCCAACAACTTCGTCAAGGAGGTGACGAATCCGCTCCGGAAATTTTGCGGGCGTTCCGTCGACACGCCTTCCATCCTGAAAGGGGTTCTGTGGCCCGGGAAGCGGGTCAGCGACGCGGTGGAGGGAAAGTACCGGAAATATCTTTTCGGGGAAACAACCCTTCAGGATCTCCCGACGAATAATGCCCCGCTGTTCGTTTTTAACTCCACCAACCTGGCCACGGGGGTGGACTTCCGGTTCTCCAAACCCTACGCGGGGGATTATCGGATCGGGCTGATTAAAAATCCCGACTTCCGGGTTTCGCTGGCCGTGGCCGCCTCGAGCGCCTACCCGCCCTATCTCTCGCCCGTGGTCATCGATGCGAATCCGGTGAACTTCACAAGGACCAAGGGGGCCGATCTCTTCGATGAGGAGGCCTACCGGAAGCGTCTCGTTCTCAGCGACGGCGGGGTGTATGACAATCTCGGCCTTGAGACCGTCTGGAACCGCTATCAGACCCTTCTTGTGAGCGATGCGGGCCTGCCCTTCGACCTCAACCCTGGTCCGAGGACAAACTGGTACGGCCAGACGCTCCGGGCCTTCGACGTCACCGCCAACCAGGCGCGCGCGCTTCGTAAACGCGCGCTGGCCTATGAATACCAATTCGGGTACCGCAACGGCTCCTATTGGGGGATCATGACGGAGTTCAAGGGGTATAACCTTCCGGGCGGTCTCCTCATTCCCGCGGAAGTCATCAAAGAACTGGCGAAGACTCGCACGCGCTTGAACTCCTTCAGCGAGGAAGAGCAATGCCGGCTGATCAATTGGGGCTACGCGGTCTGCGACATTCGGATGAGGCGTTACCTCGTCAAAGAATCGGCCCCGCTGCCGAAATGGCCCTACCCCAATTTCGCCTTGGGATGA